The following are encoded together in the Glycine soja cultivar W05 chromosome 5, ASM419377v2, whole genome shotgun sequence genome:
- the LOC114411192 gene encoding uncharacterized protein LOC114411192, with protein MEIEHRAYWAMKSCNMVFDEASMERKLQLQELEEIRLEGYVNFKIYKEKVKRIHDSRILRKEFHIGQKVLLFNSHLKLIFVEIKNEVTGKEFNVNGHQLKLFHENPQVEGEFVADLSLVLPILCDDVPRMALEDFVSVCV; from the exons ATGGAAATTGAGCACCGTGCGTATTGGGCGATGAAGAGTTGTAACATGGTATTTGATGAAGCGAGTATGGAAAGGAAGCTTCAATTGCAAGAACTTGAGGAGATCCGCTTAGAAGGCTATGTGAACTTCAAGATCTACAAGGAGAAAGTGAAGAGGATTCATGACTCTAGGATTCTTAgaaaggagttccatattggcCAAAAAGTACTCTTGTTTAACTCTCACCTCAAGCTTATTTTTG ttgagattaaaaatgaagttaCCGGAAAAGAATTCAATGTGAACGGTCACCAACTCAAGCTTTTTCATGAGAACCCCCAAGTGGAGGGTGAATTTGTGGCGGACCTCTCTTTGGTCTTGCCAATTTTATGTGATGATGTGCCTCGAATGGCACTTGAGGA ttttgtgtCTGTTTGTGTTTAG